In Euphorbia lathyris chromosome 10, ddEupLath1.1, whole genome shotgun sequence, the DNA window AATCAGCTTTAACACATATTTAACactgttaattatatttaacttAGATTGACCAGACTCTCTTAGCAACTATAGTTAATTTAACCATTTGATCTCTCTTACTTCCGGTTCGACTTCCTCCCATTCTCCCTTTTTTTTGTCTATTCTCATCATCGTACCTTCAACTTTTCTCCCTTTTTCTTCAGACTATGAATTTATGTATATGAgggtattttgtttttattggaAACAACAAAAAACATCAGCAATTCAGAGTAGGATAATTCGACCAATATCTCCCCGAGTGGTGCAAGTTGGCTCAGCGCCGCCACATGCAGATAAATTCAGGCAAGGAGATGATATCTCTTGCTCTTGCTGGGAAAACATTGCTCATGGGTTGATTTCAATTCAtagatatataatttttttttttgcaatggTTAGTGATACATAAAGGttatgtttttatttcttaaaaaatCATGCTTTTATTCTCTTTGATTCTTTTATTTAGTGATGTCtgtttaaaatttatgaaaataTTCTTATTTCATTCTTTGAAATTGGAAAAATCAATGTTGAAAGCATGAGGGTAGGAACAAAGAGAAAAGAGCGAGAGAGCAGGAAGGAGTCAAATGGGAAGATAGAAATAAACATGTTTAGGTTTAACCAAAACTGTTAAAGGATTATAGTTAACCCAAGTTAAATATTGTTAATAAGGTAGAtactatggttactttgtttttaacaaagtaagtattactttgtttttttccacaattggattaattttctatCTCATCATCCgatggtgaaaaaaacaaagtaatggtTACTTTgccaaaaacaaagtaaccatagcttGCACCGTTCTTATATATTAGGAACTGTacatataatattaaaaatgtggtggaatttttcttttaaacATTTATCGTTTATATAAATTTAGATGATCTTAGTGAAAAAATCCATTTTTATAAATAGAAATACAATAGTGTTCACATGGACGTGGTCATTGAGGTCCATGGGAACATTACTGAATAGAAATAACTTCATACTtgtattaataatttttttaattacatggATGTTAAATGCATCAAATTACAAGATAtgcttttatatttaatataatttaaaatattaaatatttatttaatttaatctgAATAGTGTGGGTAGAATGTGGGTAAAAAgtttttatgtgcatatgtGATCATTAAACTATTTTCTAACACAATAAAAACATTGAGGACATACACTATGACCGAATCTAATGATATGGACTGCTACGTCAACAACACCTGCAATAGGTCTGACACATAACACTACGTGACAATTAGAAAAATAGTAAAACATGAACTGGATCAAATTGAGTTACAAGTTACACTTAggatatttagattttttttaattttaattagcaCGTGTTATCGTGCGACTGGTATGTGGCGGCACATGTTAGATACATTGGAATTGTAACAGTCCGATCTGCTACCATGTTAGGTAATGTCCGCTCGATCTAAATCCAACACTTTGAATCTTACGGTTTAAAATGCGTTTACATGTATTGGATACCCACATTACTAATAAGTTACATTCACTCTCTCTATTTTTTAATGTGGAATTCAATTCATTTATGATACATCAACATCCCTTCTGGCCATCTTCTAATTTAGACCTTCTACACTGACGATCCACTCCGAATCAGATCGATATGGGTGTTCACATCACCTTCTAGGGGGTTCAAATTATTGGAATCAATATAATGACTTTGTTGacacaattttaataaattttattggCTTACTATATATTTACATCATTAATATTTGGTAAATTTTACATATttacaccctaaacttttaaaataacttattaaacacctatagttggcttaaAAAACCTATCACATATCTATCAGACATTttacacacaaaatcgttgatatCTCATATTTCACAGATGATGTGACATGTGCATGCTACAGAAAAAAGCTCGCGAGTTCATTCTATATATGCCTTATAAATGTATGATTtttactattataaaacacatagaACAAACTCAcgcgtttttttttatatatgtagcATGTACATACCACCTCATTTGTCACAATGACAGATCAACAATTTTGTTGCAGGAGATCCGAATGAGTCCACTACAGATGTGTGATATGTTTTTAAAACCAGTTATAAGTATGtaatagattattttaaaagtttagagtgtGAATAGACAAAACTGGACGAGATTAAAGGAGTAAATACGCattaaaccaaattttattGGATCAAAACTACTTTAGTTACCATTGGACCATTGCTCAACAAAGTGGCTAGTTTAGGGACCATATAAACTTTTTACCGCTGGTATAGGTACTAGATAGGCATATAACCAAAAGTCTGTCACCCACTATGAGCCATTAGCCCACTCCACTTCAGTCGGCATTAAATGTCACTGCGCTTAGTCGGCGCCAACTCTTGCTTCAGCTTCATTTCCTTCCGTTTCCGACTACCCTGGCCTTTATCCTCGCCATCTTCCTTTTTCTCTAATTTACGGATCTCTACTTTTGCCATGTCTCATCGTCCTAACTTCCAGGGCGGCCGCCGAGGTGGCGGTGGCGGTGGCGGCCGAGGCGGACGTGGTGGCGGTGGTCGTGGTGCTGGTGGTCGTGGTGAGCAGCGCTGGTGGGATCCTGTTTGGCGAGCGGAGCGGTTGAGAGAAAAAGCAACTGAGGTATTCGTTAATGTCGAGTGAATTTGTGTTTTCTGATTATTATTTGTCTCTAGGGTTTTAGCTGGTTTTATTGATGTTTATTTATAGAGTTGGATGACTTTGATCTTAAGTAAAACTGTGTGGAGAATTGAACTATCAAACTTTTAAAATCTAGGGAAATAGTTAAATTCGACCTTCTATAACGTATTGCCATGGGAGAATTTCCAATTGAAGCTGAATGGTGCCAACTGATAAACTTGCTCTGCTTTCAACTATAGAGATATGAAGCAAGTTCAAAGCTGAActgatttttatgttttctttacGGACGCTTAGAATTCAAGAttcatttcctttttttttgtggtTACATAAATTATAATTTCCTTTTGTTTGCATgttaattatatgtttttttttgtttgcatTATCTACTTTTAGATGGAAGTTCTTGATGAGAATGAATggtggaataagatggagcaaaTGAAGAATGAGAGAGAGCAGGAAATGATAGTCAAGCGTAATTATAGTCGTGCTGATCAGCAAATCCTTGCTGATATGTCTTTTCAATTGGGGCTATACTTGTAAGTGTTTTTTTAACTGgttactatatttttttttctcttatgAAAAACTGGTTACTATATTAAGTAATGCATCTAGAGTTTTGCAATGGACATTCTGGAGATAATCTAATTATGCAAGCaatggaaaaaattaaaataaatcttTGTATTTAATATGGATTTTATGATTTTCATCTGTTGAAGAACTTTTCAGAGTTGGACACTATTTGAAGTATACTCCACAAAGGGTATTTAATTGACTTTTGGTGTTGTTTATCCCCCACAACTTTGAGTAGATCTTGTTTGttgatacttttttttttttccgatTTTGAGGCTTCATCTTACAATTGATTTCCTTTTGTGTTTGTGGAAAGGAAGTCATGCTTACAATAAAGGCAAGACACTTGTGGTTAGCAAAGTTCCATTGCCAAATTATAGGGCCGATCTTGATGAGCATCATGGATCCACAAAGCAAGAGGTAAATATATGCAACCATATAAAGTTTAAATGTCATTGTTGGTTTAGTTTGGAATATTCTCATTTTGATATTTATGCAGATCCAAATGTCTAGTGAAACTGAGAGAAGAGTTGGTAAACTCTTGAATAGCTCACAGAGAGCAGCACCTGCAAATGGTTCCGTTGGAACATCTGGGCAGGCGAACAAACAATCGTCAGCTGATCCAAATATAATGAAGCCTGTTTCTATGTTGGAGACAGATTCGGCAAAGGAAAAGCTCAAtgttgaattaaagcagaagcaGGATAAAATAATGGTAAATTGCATAATCATTTTGCTTCAACATATGATCAATTCTTTTTGACTAGgtataaggtgcaaaaatacccctaactttGACAGCtcggagcaattttaccccctaatgtctaaaatggtgcaattttccctaacgtctaaaatggtgcaattttacccttgacgttggcaagttgggtcaatttgaaacatcattataaaacacaaatatctgcaccagttcttaaaaaaaaaagattttactttttttgtgatttaattatAGAATTGGaggtaaatatttttaaatttgataaaatatttgattttttaattacaaaatacagtataattttttaatttttatatttattttttcacgtttattCATGTGTTTGTGATCTGGTACTAATaagtgaagtgtagatgacaagattcgtgACTGAgtagacagtttgatgaattatttctcaaattgacccaattgtCAACATTGGTGTAAAAATTGCTCGTCTGTCAACATTAagtgtaaaattgctcttggttgccaacgttagggataaatttgATCCTAATTGTCAACATTAGGGgaatttttgcaccttatcccttttgACTATATATATGTACACTACAAAAAGTACATCATATGGTGACAGCTTGTCTGATTTCTGAATATTACTGCCACTTATTTCTTACTTTTAGGAAAAAGTTAGTATGAAAGGAATGAAGTCTTTTAGGGAGAAGCTTCCTGCATTTAAAGTGAGAGAGGAGTTTCTTAAATCTGTCGCAAAAAATCAGGTATACTTTTTCTGTCAACATCTGTGTTCTTAATGATTCTTACCAATAAGGGCAATTTTTTTACCTGGGATTAATAATCAGGGGTAGATGCAATTTTGACCTTCATTGCCCCTGTGAAAAgatttaaaaagaataaaatatattatttacttTGCTCCCATTAAATATTTAGTCCTTAGATTTGGCACCACCTAATTCATTGATCTAACTTAATGATTATACTTAGGGTAGACTTGCCAGTCTTCAAATGGACATTTATgattatttgaatttttttggcaTATGTACTGTAATCTTCATTTATATGCGCACAAAAGTAGTACATACATTGTACATGCCATATACATTACCTCCAAATTTTTGAACTCTCTAAATAAGCCACTGAGCAGTAGTATCTCCCCTCATTCATTTACATCTGCTTGGATCACTTACCATCTTTTGCATCCAATAGATATTTTGATGTTTTCTCTTCTAGAAATGACTTGCCTGCTCATGCAACTGGATTAATGCTGTAACTTAGTAAATTTGTTGAGGAGAAAGTTTGATGCTTATGAGAGTTCTACTTACCTTTTGCTGATTCTCATTAccaactttttcaaattttcaggtTCTAGTCATTTCAGGGGAGACAGGTTGTGGCAAAACAACCCAGCTCCCTCAATATATATTAGAAGAAACTATAGCACGTCTTCGTGGGGCTGATTGTAACATAATATGCACACAACCTCGTCGTATATCTGCAATATCTGTTGCGGCACGAATATCATGTGAAAGGGGTGAAAATCTTGGCGAAACTGTTGGGTATCAGATTCGCCTAGAGGCAAAGCGCTCTGCACAAACCCGTCTCCTATTTTGCACCACTGGCGTTCTACTTCGGCAGTTGGTAATTGCTCTTGTCATATTTTCTTATTGTCTTAGCCGTTAGGCTTATGTAATGTTCAAATCTGCTTACGTGGTAGTTCTTAATTCATGCTCAATTCATTACATCCTAGACTGGGAAATCAATTGCATTTTGTCTTAAGCAATTTTGTTCCTGGTGCAACTTTGATTGGGTGACTTGTGAATTGGTAGTTCATTGCATATTGAATGTGAAATACTAGAGTTCAGATTATCTGCTTTTTtgattatttcttttttttgtagACTTGACATCATAGTCTTACACCGTTCTAATCTTTTGCTTTCTGTACAATTTTTTGAACCACAGGTTCAGGATCCCAATTTAACAGGTGTGAGCCATTTGTTAGTGGATGAAATTCATGAAAGAGGCATAAATGAGGACTTTCTACTAATCATTTTACGTGATCTTCTTCCTCGTCGCCCGGATTTACGTCTTGTTTTAATGAGTGCAACCATTAATGCCAACTTGTTCTCTAACTACTTTGGAAATGCTCCCACTCTTCATATACCGGTATTTTCATCATTATGATTTTATAGAAATGGTATTTTGTACTTTCTGTGCTGTGTCCTATTTATTGGTTATTACTTCTTAAATCAGTTTGTTTATCTTGGCAGGGGTTAACTTTCCCTGTAGGTGAGTTATTTCTAGAAGACATACTGGAGAAATCTCGTTATAAAATCCAATCGGAGTCAGACAACTTTCAGGGAAATTCTAGAAGGAGAAAGAGAAGGGAGCCCGAGTCCAAGAAAGATGCTCTAACTGAATTATTTGAAGTATGCTCAAATTTTTTCGAACCTTAAAGCTTATGAATATGCTTACTTTTTTTTTCGGAATTTAATTGATTGTATGCATTCTGTATATAGTTTGGTTCAATCCATAAACTACATAGTCAACTGATAGCCGTGATAGTTGAACCATCAGTTTGGTGATTCTTCCcaacatagttgttaaagggCACGACTCGGGTGTGCCTTAGTCAAGGCTCAAGGTCCTCCGCGTAATAAGTCCTaggcctaagcaaacttggaagagggtgattgagagtgatatgagtttattggggattgaggaaaatatggtagtggataggacagagtggagggagggAGAGAATtgatgtcgctgacacgacttgatttcacgatttGGTATGACGGTTCATGTAAGTAAAAAAGAATAAGAAGAGACATAAAATAGAAGGGAGGGAAGAACAGTATGAGACATAAAGGGGAGTGCGACACAAGAAACCATCAGAAGTTTGCTGTAGTTCTAGTATCTTAGTCTACATTGTCAAACACTTAACTTGGTGTGCTTGATGTTTAATCCTATGTTTTTATGTGGTTTTGTCTCATTTGTGTGGTTATAAGTGTGTTTTTTAGTTTATCATAACTTGTGCCTTACTACTAATAGAGCATTAGTCACATTAGTTTCAAATATTGATAATTGGATTTtgtatctttttttttccattttcctcgcctaggctccaggacccTAGCGCCTTAGTGCTGTTGCGCCTTTAACAAGAATGCTGCCTAATCCACAATAATTTGTCTCGCATTTGAGTTTATAATCAACCATTGTGCAGAAGTTGGTCATTAGTTTACCATAAAAGCGTATTATTCTATTGCATCTTAAAACAGAGTGCTTTCATGACCTTAAACTGGAATTGACGAAGGAAACTTACAAGTTACAACATCCACAAATGATCTTTATAATCACTGTTTGTTTGCATGGTGACGATAACTGTCTTCAACCTAAATCGTACCTTGTAAAAACAGTCCAATGATTGAACTCAAGTGCTACACAGAAATAACCTACATTTACAATATGATCACAAGTCATAAATTTGAGGCTAGCATCCATGTCATGCATTCGTATTCTTGCAGTCAGAGGTTATAAACTTAATGTTAGTGAATTGGGTAGAAAGTAGAAACTGTAAACGTTGAAAGACACGATAAGACCAGAAAGTCTCATTTAAATATTTTCCCTTTCTAATTGCTATTACTTTTCTGATGATTTTTTGTTCCTGTGTTTATGTTGGCTGATGTTTCTGGGTAGCAGTTCTCCCAATAAATCTGCATTTATTAGTAGTAGAAGAGCAGAAATATTTTCAGGTTAAAGACCTCCTGTGATTTATGTTATGTTAGTATTCACTAGAttgtttcatgtttttgtgCAGGATGTTGATATTGATTCCAAATACAAGAGTTACAGTGCCTCCACTCGAATTTCTCTTGAAGCTTGGTCGGGTTCACTGCTTGACCTTGGTCTGGTTTGTactttgagaaattaatttattgCATTTGCTTCACTATACTACACAAACCAACTCTTTTTGTCAAAGGAATTGTCTGTGTATTCAAAGTCGATGCCTTTTTctgtttaattgattttttctcCGATTATGATGCttgtaaaagaaaaaatgtTGTACCTGTTAtaataacatgtatatatattgcATCCAGTAAGATACTATTCATCTGCAGTTACTATATAATAGCTGTTCTGCCCACATCAAATGGTAGCCTTTGGGATttactttaaattattttataattaattaccttTGGTACTTGTGTTGTAGGTGGAATCAACAATTGAATTTATTTGTCGCCATGAAGGAGCTGGTGCAATTCTTGTTTTTCTTACAGGGTGGGATGAGATATCCAAACTACATGATAAGATAAAAGGAAACAGACTTCTTGGTGACCAAAGCAAATTTCTAGTCCTTCCCTTGCATGGTTCTATGCCTACCGTCAATCAGCGTGAAATATTTGACCGTCCTCCCCCTAACAAGAGGTAAATAACTTTGTACCATAATTCTTCTCGTTTCATCTCCTTGGAATGTATGGAAAATAAAATCCCTTGTTTTATCTGAAGCCTTtcttaattttcaaaattttcattgAGATCAAGTTGGTTTTGCTGTTGCTGCATATTCTGATAGAAAAGATTTGGCTCCTGACATTGCAGAATGTGAACAAATTACTGATTTTTGTAACTTTGCTGTGCATGTGTAAAGAATATTTTGGTGTCTATATCTCTGCTTGATGCTCATAAAAGCAGGAAATGGTTATTTGGATGAAATGGAGGGTGGTATTTTGTGAAATTGATGTGTTTGTCAAGATTACCATGCATGCCCTGCTAGCAAGATAATTGTGGTCATATGAATACGTAATTGTGGTTTCTATTCAGACATGCATACAGTACAACTAAATGCGTCCACGGCGGTTTGAAGCTGTTTACAAGGCCCAGAAAGAATtccttattccattttttaatCATCCTACTCTTGTTTATGTCTGTCTTCTCTTCTGGTTCATGTATCAGATGCATGCACGCGAACATGTCATATATGTGCACATGAGCATCCTAGTTCCTGCATATATCAACAATGTTGATTATGTGGTAAAATTTAGTTGTGATAAACTGCCCTCAAAATTGTTAGTTGAAATACCTATCTTATGGGTGAAAATTAAGAATTGTCTTTGCGTATTTGTTTTCCAATTGGGCACCTTTTGGCAagtgttttaattttaattttttttaattgttttgcCAGTACCTGGAGATTCGTACTTTTTGAATATATTATTCCTTCCCTAAAATTTTTTGTGCATGTTAAATGGATTATTTCAGACACAAGTGGTTTTACTTATTATGTAACTccattttatcaaattttctgGCTCTCTCTCTCTATTCTGAATAATCCTTtgtgcctttttttttttgaagaaaaattgTTCTTGCAACAAATATTGCGGAGAGTAGCATCACTATAGATGATGTTGTGTATGTTGTGGACTGTGGGAAGGCCAAGGAAACCAGTTATGATGCTCTAAACAAGCTGGCTTGTCTGTTACCATCATGGATTTCGAAGGCTTCAGCACATCAGGTATTCAGAAGTATCATCCAAACATAATGGCGGACTATCGCTGTCTCCTTCCTAATGTTAAACTTGAAGCTAAACAATCCTGTCAGACTCACAATTAAAAACATTCTCTCAATTTGTGAAAATTCAGAGACGAGGTCGTGCAGGCCGTGTGCAACCTGGAGTTTGTTATAGATTATATCCAAAAATTATTTATGATGCAATGCTCGAGTATCAATTACCTGAAATACTCCGAACACCTCTACAAGAACTATGCCTGCACATTAAAACTTTGCAGCTTGGACCTATTGCATCATTTTTGGCGAAGGCACTTCAGCCACCTGATCATCTTTCTGTTCAAAATGCCATTGATCTACTCAAAACTGTTGGAGCTTTGGACGATAATGAGGAACTTACTCCACTCGGTATGTGCCCATTTGAATTGtatttacccttttatataTTTGGTTTGGCCTTTTGGCATCTGCTGTATTCTAAGTTGATAAAGTTCAACAGGTCGTCACCTCTGTACTCTACCACTGGACCCAAATATTGGGAAGATTCTTCTAATGGGGTGCATCTTTCAGTGCCTAAATCCTGCCTTAACAATTGCGGCTGCTCTTGCATATCGTGACCCATTTGTTCTTCCAATAGATAGGAAAAATGAGGCAGATGCTGCGAAGAGATCCTTTGCTGGTGATTCTTGCAGGTTTTGGGTTAAATCTTGCTGTCGTGCTCCATTGTGAAAGCATTTTATGATACGGTTTGTGATTGTGTTGCTAAAACATATGTACATTCTTTGATGCAGTGACCACATTGCACTTGTTAAGGCTTTTGAAGGGTATAGGGAAGCAAAACTTAACCGAAATGAAAGAGCATTTTGTTGGGAGAACTTTTTATCCCCAATAACTTTGCAGATGATGGAGGATATGAGAGAGCAGTTTCTAGGACTTCTATCAGACATCGGTTTTGTGGACAAATCCAGGGGTCCTAGTGTAAGATACTagattttgaaatttcattGTTGCTCAATTCGAGATTCCAAGAGTTGTACCGTGCTATTGATTTTCAATTATCATTTTGTTTAAGCTTCATCTATACCATGTGCTATCCATCTGAACTAAGAATAATTGACAGATTTAACATGCTTTGTTGCAGGCTTACAATCAGTACAGCTATGACTTGGAGATGGTATCAGCAATCCTTTGTGCTGGACTTTACCCAAATGTTG includes these proteins:
- the LOC136208691 gene encoding DExH-box ATP-dependent RNA helicase DExH1 isoform X2 is translated as MSSETERRVGKLLNSSQRAAPANGSVGTSGQANKQSSADPNIMKPVSMLETDSAKEKLNVELKQKQDKIMEKVSMKGMKSFREKLPAFKVREEFLKSVAKNQVLVISGETGCGKTTQLPQYILEETIARLRGADCNIICTQPRRISAISVAARISCERGENLGETVGYQIRLEAKRSAQTRLLFCTTGVLLRQLVQDPNLTGVSHLLVDEIHERGINEDFLLIILRDLLPRRPDLRLVLMSATINANLFSNYFGNAPTLHIPGLTFPVGELFLEDILEKSRYKIQSESDNFQGNSRRRKRREPESKKDALTELFEDVDIDSKYKSYSASTRISLEAWSGSLLDLGLVESTIEFICRHEGAGAILVFLTGWDEISKLHDKIKGNRLLGDQSKFLVLPLHGSMPTVNQREIFDRPPPNKRKIVLATNIAESSITIDDVVYVVDCGKAKETSYDALNKLACLLPSWISKASAHQRRGRAGRVQPGVCYRLYPKIIYDAMLEYQLPEILRTPLQELCLHIKTLQLGPIASFLAKALQPPDHLSVQNAIDLLKTVGALDDNEELTPLGRHLCTLPLDPNIGKILLMGCIFQCLNPALTIAAALAYRDPFVLPIDRKNEADAAKRSFAGDSCSDHIALVKAFEGYREAKLNRNERAFCWENFLSPITLQMMEDMREQFLGLLSDIGFVDKSRGPSAYNQYSYDLEMVSAILCAGLYPNVVQCKRRGKRTALYTKEVGKVDIHPASVNAGVHLFPLPYMVYSEKVKTSGIYIRDSTNISDYALLLFGGNLIPSKNGEGIEMLGGYLHFSASKNVLELIRKLRAELDKLLRRKIEEPGLDISLEGKGVVSAVVELLHSYNVRH
- the LOC136208691 gene encoding DExH-box ATP-dependent RNA helicase DExH1 isoform X1; amino-acid sequence: MSLRLVGANSCFSFISFRFRLPWPLSSPSSFFSNLRISTFAMSHRPNFQGGRRGGGGGGGRGGRGGGGRGAGGRGEQRWWDPVWRAERLREKATEMEVLDENEWWNKMEQMKNEREQEMIVKRNYSRADQQILADMSFQLGLYFHAYNKGKTLVVSKVPLPNYRADLDEHHGSTKQEIQMSSETERRVGKLLNSSQRAAPANGSVGTSGQANKQSSADPNIMKPVSMLETDSAKEKLNVELKQKQDKIMEKVSMKGMKSFREKLPAFKVREEFLKSVAKNQVLVISGETGCGKTTQLPQYILEETIARLRGADCNIICTQPRRISAISVAARISCERGENLGETVGYQIRLEAKRSAQTRLLFCTTGVLLRQLVQDPNLTGVSHLLVDEIHERGINEDFLLIILRDLLPRRPDLRLVLMSATINANLFSNYFGNAPTLHIPGLTFPVGELFLEDILEKSRYKIQSESDNFQGNSRRRKRREPESKKDALTELFEDVDIDSKYKSYSASTRISLEAWSGSLLDLGLVESTIEFICRHEGAGAILVFLTGWDEISKLHDKIKGNRLLGDQSKFLVLPLHGSMPTVNQREIFDRPPPNKRKIVLATNIAESSITIDDVVYVVDCGKAKETSYDALNKLACLLPSWISKASAHQRRGRAGRVQPGVCYRLYPKIIYDAMLEYQLPEILRTPLQELCLHIKTLQLGPIASFLAKALQPPDHLSVQNAIDLLKTVGALDDNEELTPLGRHLCTLPLDPNIGKILLMGCIFQCLNPALTIAAALAYRDPFVLPIDRKNEADAAKRSFAGDSCSDHIALVKAFEGYREAKLNRNERAFCWENFLSPITLQMMEDMREQFLGLLSDIGFVDKSRGPSAYNQYSYDLEMVSAILCAGLYPNVVQCKRRGKRTALYTKEVGKVDIHPASVNAGVHLFPLPYMVYSEKVKTSGIYIRDSTNISDYALLLFGGNLIPSKNGEGIEMLGGYLHFSASKNVLELIRKLRAELDKLLRRKIEEPGLDISLEGKGVVSAVVELLHSYNVRH